The Streptomyces sp. NBC_01244 genome contains a region encoding:
- a CDS encoding NACHT domain-containing protein yields MDASVVGIRLASGVVAPLVKKLFRGEGAGAGLVDRPVRISTYASVREQRVLSRYDLRRLADKLVAEALRAPGERPLPPGEEAGVAAALAVTLYSLGTLALEDAQAVEMGAQAFAAELRKAAPNTGLGRDAELFHDRLLETTCLHILQFFTTRSTYIPAALVENARRQAETIAKIDALLARIPRQDGRDAEFEARYLEYLAKRHSTLTIFGLDLPPGSARWPLDVAYLALEVVFSPLDRDSLAGRALPGSTAQPWNPAHTADGAPPRSYRVLLRGEAGSGKTTLIQQLAVSAAQEGSHDHVIPYVLPLRNLTRHGDPLPAAADFLAATALKGQAPEGWEDRVLRAGRGLILVDGIDEIPESDRARARDWLVELFAAYPDNRWLVTSRPSAVRQDWLAGEEFTELALVPMNRAAVADFVTRWHAAAAAGEDLRDQLLTSLATKPELARLATNPLLCGLICALHRERRGFLPSGRKELYTAALSMLLHRRDRERQLRLPELPEEPQLQLLQRLAYWLIRNGRTQISRKRAEELIAAALPAVPAAQVLGDSPAVLQHFLERTGLLRAPTEDTLEFVHRTFQDFLGARAALDEGGLGELTRHADDDQWEDVIRMAVAQGRPHDREAIIGDLLVRDSDRSVLLALASLEYAAELDPGLRQDVHKAALRLMPPKDEEAARSLGRIGPLILELLPPTAKTVRTARLSVIAAAETGSEAAVGYLAGYCDHPNEQLRAALTRVWERFDTEHYAAEVLARMVPPPDDLPITRDAELTALTGFTGPPGLYVHHEVSRGALTRFLARQPVAGLGLRRFSGGTDAAFLRGQASLRWLDIDEWPELRDLSALHGLPLVAVTLRLGNDVPLGPVLASWHRLRAFTLYSAHGPWSFADFSPEARLERLHLEGAAPDLAGLGRLTSLRQLWLGQGWRPRGKAAWKELSALENLEEIAVHTGALAGLAAYAHLPSLRTVMIYDGEAWDSVLRAQVAHSFPEAALKSVAEARR; encoded by the coding sequence GTGGACGCATCCGTGGTGGGGATCCGGCTGGCCTCGGGGGTAGTGGCCCCCCTCGTGAAGAAGCTCTTCCGCGGGGAGGGCGCGGGCGCAGGCCTCGTCGACCGGCCCGTGCGGATCTCCACTTACGCCTCCGTGCGCGAGCAGCGCGTTCTGTCCCGGTACGACCTGCGTCGGCTGGCCGACAAGCTCGTCGCGGAGGCCTTACGGGCCCCCGGCGAGCGGCCGCTGCCGCCGGGCGAGGAGGCGGGCGTCGCGGCCGCGCTGGCCGTCACCCTGTACTCCCTCGGGACCCTGGCCCTCGAGGACGCCCAAGCGGTCGAGATGGGCGCGCAGGCCTTCGCCGCCGAACTGCGCAAGGCGGCGCCGAACACGGGCCTGGGGCGGGACGCCGAGCTCTTCCACGACCGGCTGCTGGAAACCACCTGTCTGCACATCCTGCAGTTCTTCACGACCCGCTCCACCTACATCCCGGCGGCCCTGGTCGAGAACGCCCGCCGCCAGGCCGAGACCATCGCCAAGATCGACGCCCTGCTCGCCCGGATCCCCCGCCAGGACGGCCGGGACGCAGAGTTCGAAGCCAGGTACCTGGAGTACCTCGCCAAACGGCACAGCACCTTGACGATCTTCGGGCTCGATCTGCCGCCCGGCTCGGCGCGCTGGCCGCTGGACGTGGCGTACCTGGCCCTCGAGGTCGTCTTCAGTCCCCTCGACCGCGATAGCCTCGCCGGCCGGGCCCTCCCCGGGTCGACGGCCCAGCCGTGGAACCCTGCCCACACCGCGGACGGGGCGCCGCCCCGCAGCTACCGCGTCCTGCTGCGCGGCGAGGCCGGGTCGGGCAAGACCACGCTGATTCAGCAGCTGGCTGTCTCCGCCGCCCAGGAGGGATCCCACGACCACGTCATCCCGTACGTGCTGCCCCTACGGAACCTGACCAGGCACGGGGACCCGCTGCCCGCCGCTGCGGACTTCCTGGCCGCCACCGCGCTCAAGGGACAGGCTCCGGAGGGCTGGGAGGACCGGGTCCTGCGCGCAGGGCGCGGCCTGATCCTGGTCGACGGCATCGACGAGATCCCGGAGTCCGATCGGGCCCGCGCCCGCGACTGGCTCGTCGAGCTCTTCGCCGCCTATCCCGACAACCGGTGGCTGGTCACCTCCCGGCCCTCGGCGGTACGCCAGGACTGGCTCGCCGGAGAGGAGTTCACCGAGCTGGCGCTCGTCCCCATGAACCGGGCCGCCGTGGCCGACTTCGTCACCCGCTGGCACGCGGCGGCCGCGGCGGGCGAGGACCTCCGGGACCAGCTGCTGACCTCCCTGGCCACCAAGCCGGAACTGGCCCGCCTCGCCACCAACCCGCTGCTGTGCGGGCTGATCTGCGCCCTGCACCGCGAGCGCCGGGGCTTCCTGCCGTCGGGCCGCAAGGAGCTCTACACGGCCGCCCTGTCGATGCTGCTGCACCGCCGCGACCGCGAACGGCAGCTGCGCCTGCCGGAACTCCCCGAGGAGCCCCAGCTCCAGCTCCTCCAGCGGCTCGCCTACTGGCTGATCCGCAACGGCCGCACGCAGATCTCCCGGAAGCGGGCCGAAGAGCTGATCGCCGCCGCGCTGCCCGCCGTACCGGCCGCCCAGGTACTCGGTGACTCCCCGGCCGTACTGCAGCACTTCCTGGAGCGGACCGGACTCCTTCGCGCGCCCACGGAGGACACCCTGGAGTTCGTCCACCGCACCTTCCAGGACTTCCTCGGGGCCCGGGCCGCACTGGACGAGGGCGGCCTCGGCGAGCTCACGCGGCACGCGGACGACGACCAGTGGGAGGACGTCATCCGCATGGCGGTGGCCCAGGGCCGCCCCCACGACCGCGAGGCGATCATCGGCGACCTGCTGGTCCGAGACTCCGACCGGTCGGTGCTGCTGGCCCTCGCGTCACTGGAGTACGCGGCCGAACTGGACCCCGGGCTGCGCCAGGACGTCCACAAGGCCGCCCTGCGCCTCATGCCTCCGAAGGACGAGGAGGCGGCGCGCTCGCTCGGACGGATCGGACCCCTGATCCTGGAGCTGCTGCCGCCCACCGCGAAGACGGTCCGCACCGCCCGCCTCTCGGTGATCGCGGCGGCGGAGACCGGGTCCGAGGCGGCCGTCGGCTACCTGGCCGGCTACTGCGACCACCCGAACGAACAGCTCCGCGCGGCACTGACCCGCGTCTGGGAACGGTTCGACACCGAGCACTACGCGGCCGAAGTGCTCGCGCGCATGGTCCCGCCCCCCGACGACCTCCCCATCACCCGGGACGCCGAGCTCACGGCGCTGACGGGCTTCACCGGCCCGCCCGGCCTGTACGTCCACCACGAAGTCAGCCGGGGCGCCCTGACCCGCTTCCTGGCCCGCCAGCCCGTGGCGGGTCTCGGCCTGCGGCGGTTCTCGGGCGGGACCGACGCCGCGTTCCTGCGCGGCCAGGCCTCGCTGCGCTGGCTCGACATCGACGAATGGCCCGAGCTTCGGGACCTGAGCGCGCTGCACGGGCTGCCCCTGGTGGCCGTGACCCTCCGCCTCGGCAACGACGTCCCCCTCGGCCCGGTCCTCGCGTCCTGGCACCGGCTGCGCGCGTTCACGCTGTACTCGGCTCACGGTCCGTGGTCCTTCGCGGACTTCTCCCCCGAAGCCCGCCTCGAGAGGCTCCACCTGGAAGGAGCCGCCCCGGACCTGGCCGGCCTGGGCCGGCTCACGAGCCTGCGGCAGCTGTGGCTCGGCCAAGGGTGGCGCCCCAGAGGCAAGGCCGCGTGGAAGGAGCTCTCGGCACTGGAGAACCTGGAAGAGATCGCCGTCCACACCGGGGCGCTGGCCGGCCTCGCCGCGTACGCGCACCTGCCGTCGCTCCGGACCGTCATGATCTACGACGGCGAGGCGTGGGACTCGGTCCTGCGGGCCCAGGTGGCCCACAGCTTCCCGGAGGCGGCGCTGAAGTCGGTGGCGGAGGCCCGGCGCTGA
- a CDS encoding M23 family metallopeptidase has translation MSAKRVSIRRTRIAIGATALGAALALGAGTTAAFADEVPQTELTGTVQLVAEQAAAQAAALAAKPAAALWEKPVSKYTLSATFGKGGTMWSHKHSGQDFAVPVGTPVDAVSAGTVVKAGPNGGGDGPAYGNAIVIKHANNTYSQYAHLSKIQVKIGEKVAKGERIALSGNTGNSSGPHLHFEIRTTPNYGSAVNPVSFLRTVGVTI, from the coding sequence ATGTCCGCGAAGCGCGTCAGCATCCGTCGTACCCGTATCGCCATCGGCGCCACCGCCCTCGGCGCAGCCCTGGCCCTCGGTGCCGGAACGACCGCCGCCTTCGCCGACGAGGTGCCCCAGACCGAGCTCACCGGCACCGTCCAGCTGGTCGCCGAGCAGGCCGCCGCCCAGGCCGCGGCCCTTGCCGCGAAGCCGGCCGCCGCCCTGTGGGAGAAGCCGGTGTCGAAGTACACGCTCTCCGCGACCTTCGGCAAGGGCGGCACCATGTGGTCGCACAAGCACTCCGGCCAGGACTTCGCCGTCCCGGTCGGCACCCCGGTCGACGCCGTCTCGGCGGGCACCGTCGTCAAGGCCGGCCCGAACGGCGGCGGCGACGGCCCGGCCTACGGCAACGCCATCGTGATCAAGCACGCGAACAACACGTACTCGCAGTACGCGCACCTCTCGAAGATCCAGGTCAAGATCGGCGAGAAGGTCGCCAAGGGCGAGCGGATCGCCCTCTCCGGCAACACCGGAAACTCGAGCGGCCCGCACCTCCACTTCGAGATCCGGACCACCCCGAACTACGGCTCGGCCGTGAACCCGGTGTCCTTCCTGCGGACGGTCGGCGTCACCATCTGA
- a CDS encoding LamG domain-containing protein, with the protein MTDGTDRPHSPQPEPAPESGGYGFPPGIPAPGGYGFPPGRPEEQDQHDQPAPGGGYGYPPAGGYGYPPGPPVAGSFGPPLPFPEDGGPNGPGPNGPDLNGPGLNPPPVAFGDQPDWEAMADRSASERRKKRLLTVVGAVTVLLLLAGGGTFYLLKGGKPGSKDVADNAPSASASPSGSGSPDPEASPSKGYSPTVASDVSLLRDSVGKTSIRMGPEATVPKAKTRYELTLKGNPNSYAQAIEPGVDTTKSFTLSARVNNASNAKGAHIVMSQGTGDSFAFELGADDVGGTQAWVFRVRTNEKGDTPTVVTVSSQDKRTVKTWAVLTAVHDAENKMIRFYVDGKKAGEAPVPGIWQNGGPLQLGRARHQDAWAGAFKGAMNQIRIYESPFSDDQAAAYRKGELDAGARATATHAWVIG; encoded by the coding sequence ATGACTGACGGTACGGATCGCCCGCACAGCCCCCAGCCCGAGCCCGCCCCGGAGAGCGGCGGCTACGGGTTCCCGCCGGGGATACCCGCGCCGGGCGGCTACGGGTTCCCGCCCGGCCGGCCCGAAGAGCAGGACCAGCACGACCAGCCCGCGCCCGGCGGTGGCTACGGCTACCCGCCGGCCGGCGGGTACGGCTACCCGCCGGGCCCGCCCGTGGCCGGAAGCTTCGGCCCGCCGCTGCCGTTCCCCGAGGACGGCGGCCCGAACGGCCCCGGCCCGAACGGACCGGACCTGAACGGGCCGGGCCTGAACCCGCCGCCCGTGGCCTTCGGTGACCAGCCCGACTGGGAGGCGATGGCCGACCGGTCGGCCTCGGAGCGGCGCAAGAAGCGGCTGCTGACGGTGGTCGGAGCGGTGACCGTGCTCCTGCTGCTCGCCGGCGGCGGAACGTTCTACCTGCTGAAGGGCGGCAAGCCGGGCAGCAAGGACGTGGCCGACAACGCCCCCTCGGCGTCCGCGTCCCCGTCCGGATCCGGGTCGCCGGACCCCGAGGCCTCCCCGTCGAAGGGCTACTCCCCCACCGTGGCGAGCGACGTCTCCCTGCTCAGGGACAGCGTCGGCAAGACCAGCATCCGCATGGGCCCCGAGGCCACGGTGCCCAAGGCGAAGACGCGCTACGAGCTCACCCTCAAGGGCAATCCCAACTCCTACGCCCAGGCGATCGAGCCGGGCGTGGACACCACCAAGAGCTTCACCCTCTCGGCCCGCGTCAACAACGCGTCCAATGCGAAGGGCGCTCACATCGTGATGAGCCAGGGCACCGGGGACTCGTTCGCCTTCGAGCTCGGCGCCGACGACGTGGGCGGCACGCAGGCCTGGGTGTTCCGCGTGCGGACCAACGAGAAGGGCGACACGCCCACGGTGGTGACGGTCTCCTCCCAGGACAAGAGGACGGTCAAGACCTGGGCGGTGCTGACGGCCGTGCACGACGCCGAGAACAAGATGATCCGCTTCTACGTGGACGGCAAGAAGGCCGGCGAGGCCCCCGTCCCGGGGATCTGGCAGAACGGCGGCCCCTTGCAGCTCGGCCGGGCCCGCCACCAGGACGCGTGGGCCGGGGCGTTCAAGGGTGCGATGAACCAGATCCGGATCTACGAATCGCCCTTCTCCGACGACCAGGCCGCCGCCTACCGCAAGGGCGAGCTGGACGCCGGGGCACGTGCCACCGCGACCCACGCCTGGGTGATCGGCTGA
- the cseC gene encoding two-component system sensor histidine kinase CseC — protein MKRFTLRTGIRWKITLAIASVGALTAIALSLVVHSAARVSMLESAREVQLDRVQFISRNAEAGRKPPMGAKLNDPDLPGELREKARSGRRGTYIQDNPRGLPEVWAAVPLGNGQVLSLHTQFRESANMVRDLDRALVIGSLAVVVGGSALGVLIGGQISRRLRKAAAAAQRVAHGDPEVRVRDAVGGVVRDETDDLARAVDAMADALQQRLEAERRVTADIAHELRTPVTGLLTAAELLPPGRPTELVRDRAQALRALVEDVLEVARLDSASERAELQEVALGEFVARRVSSLMPEASVRIVADEIVSTDPRRLERILGNLLANAARYGKAPVQVDVEGRVVRVRDHGPGFPEALLREGPSRFRTGSTDRAGVGHGLGLTIAEGQARVLGARLTFRNVAGPGGFVHGGSAAGAVAVLWLPEHAPTATGSFPIVRREG, from the coding sequence ATGAAGCGGTTCACCCTGCGGACCGGGATCCGCTGGAAGATCACGCTCGCCATCGCGTCGGTGGGCGCGCTGACCGCCATCGCACTGAGCCTGGTGGTGCACAGCGCTGCCCGCGTCTCGATGCTGGAGAGCGCGCGCGAGGTGCAGCTCGACCGGGTGCAGTTCATCTCCCGCAACGCCGAGGCGGGCCGCAAGCCCCCCATGGGCGCCAAGCTCAACGACCCGGACCTGCCCGGTGAGCTGCGCGAGAAGGCCCGGTCCGGGCGGCGCGGCACCTACATCCAGGACAACCCGCGCGGGCTCCCCGAGGTGTGGGCGGCCGTACCGCTCGGCAACGGGCAGGTGCTGTCGCTGCACACGCAGTTCCGGGAGAGCGCCAACATGGTGCGCGACCTGGACCGGGCCCTGGTCATCGGCTCCCTGGCCGTGGTGGTCGGCGGGTCGGCGCTCGGCGTGCTGATCGGCGGCCAGATCTCGCGCCGGCTGCGCAAGGCCGCGGCCGCCGCGCAGCGGGTGGCGCACGGGGACCCCGAGGTACGGGTGCGGGACGCGGTCGGGGGCGTCGTGCGCGACGAGACCGACGACCTCGCGCGGGCGGTCGACGCGATGGCGGACGCCCTCCAGCAGCGGCTGGAAGCGGAGCGGCGGGTGACCGCCGATATCGCGCACGAACTGCGCACCCCGGTGACCGGCCTGCTCACGGCCGCGGAACTGCTGCCGCCGGGCCGGCCGACCGAGCTCGTACGGGACCGCGCGCAGGCGCTGCGGGCGCTGGTCGAGGACGTGCTGGAGGTGGCCCGGCTGGACAGCGCGTCCGAGCGGGCGGAGCTCCAGGAGGTGGCGCTGGGCGAGTTCGTGGCCCGCCGGGTCAGCTCGCTGATGCCGGAGGCGAGCGTACGGATCGTCGCGGACGAGATCGTCAGCACCGATCCGCGCCGCCTGGAGCGGATCCTCGGCAACCTCCTCGCCAATGCCGCGCGGTACGGGAAGGCGCCGGTCCAGGTCGATGTCGAAGGCCGGGTCGTACGGGTCCGGGACCACGGGCCGGGCTTCCCCGAGGCCCTGCTCCGGGAGGGCCCGAGCCGGTTCCGGACCGGGTCCACGGACCGGGCCGGGGTCGGGCACGGGCTGGGGCTGACCATCGCGGAGGGCCAGGCGCGGGTGCTGGGCGCCCGGCTGACGTTCCGCAACGTGGCGGGCCCCGGCGGCTTCGTCCACGGCGGCTCGGCGGCGGGGGCGGTGGCGGTGCTGTGGCTGCCGGAGCACGCGCCGACGGCGACGGGGAGCTTCCCGATCGTCCGCCGCGAGGGCTGA
- the cseB gene encoding two-component system response regulator CseB, translating to MAETHVLFVEDDDVIREATTLALERDGFVVTAMPDGLSGLESFRADRPDIALLDVMVPGMDGVSLCRRIRDESTVPVIMLSARADSIDVVLGLEAGADDYVTKPFDGSVLVARIRAVLRRFGHAGGPQGGGSEEDASAERGVLAFGDLEVDTEGMEVRKAGASVALTPTEMRLLLEFSTSPGTVLSRDRLLERVWDYDWGGDTRVVDVHVQRLRTKIGQDRIETVRGFGYKLKA from the coding sequence ATGGCCGAGACCCATGTGCTGTTCGTGGAGGACGACGACGTCATCCGTGAGGCCACGACCCTGGCGCTGGAACGCGACGGGTTCGTGGTCACGGCCATGCCCGACGGGCTGTCCGGTCTGGAGTCCTTCCGGGCGGACCGGCCCGACATCGCGCTGCTCGACGTGATGGTGCCGGGAATGGACGGCGTGAGCCTGTGCCGCCGCATCCGCGACGAGTCCACCGTTCCCGTCATCATGCTGTCGGCGCGCGCCGACTCCATCGACGTGGTGCTGGGCCTGGAGGCGGGCGCCGACGACTACGTCACCAAGCCCTTCGACGGCTCCGTCCTCGTCGCCCGCATCCGCGCGGTGCTGCGCCGCTTCGGCCACGCCGGCGGCCCGCAGGGCGGCGGGTCCGAGGAGGACGCCTCCGCCGAGCGCGGGGTGCTGGCCTTCGGCGACCTGGAGGTCGACACGGAGGGCATGGAGGTGCGCAAGGCGGGCGCCTCGGTGGCACTGACCCCCACCGAGATGCGGCTGCTGCTGGAGTTCTCCACCTCCCCCGGCACCGTGCTCTCCCGCGACCGGCTGCTGGAGCGGGTCTGGGACTACGACTGGGGCGGCGACACCCGCGTCGTGGACGTCCACGTCCAGCGGCTGCGCACCAAGATCGGCCAGGACCGGATCGAAACGGTCCGGGGATTCGGATACAAGCTCAAGGCCTGA
- a CDS encoding SigE family RNA polymerase sigma factor, which yields MAHGEVLEFEEYVRTRQDALLRSARRLVPDPTDAQDLLQTALVRTFGRWDGIADKSLADAYLRRVMINTRTEWWRARKLDEVPTEQLPDASVEDGSDQRADRALLMDILKVLAPKQRSVVVLRHWEQMSTEETAAALGMSAGTVKSTLHRALARLRQELESRDLDMRALERGDHTILYEGRERCAA from the coding sequence ATGGCGCACGGCGAGGTACTCGAATTCGAAGAGTACGTACGCACCCGGCAGGACGCGCTGCTGCGCAGTGCCCGTCGCCTGGTTCCGGACCCGACCGACGCACAGGACCTCCTGCAGACCGCGCTCGTCCGCACCTTCGGCCGCTGGGACGGAATTGCCGACAAGTCCCTTGCCGACGCCTACCTGCGCCGTGTCATGATCAACACCCGTACCGAATGGTGGCGGGCCCGCAAGCTCGACGAGGTTCCCACCGAGCAGCTCCCCGACGCCTCCGTCGAGGACGGTTCGGACCAGCGCGCCGACCGCGCCCTGCTCATGGACATCCTCAAGGTGCTCGCGCCCAAGCAGCGCAGTGTGGTGGTGCTGCGACACTGGGAGCAGATGAGCACCGAGGAGACGGCCGCGGCGCTCGGCATGTCGGCGGGAACCGTGAAGAGCACTCTGCACCGCGCACTGGCCCGCCTCCGGCAGGAACTGGAGAGCCGGGATCTGGACATGCGCGCGCTGGAGCGCGGTGACCACACCATCCTGTACGAGGGGCGTGAGCGGTGCGCGGCCTGA
- a CDS encoding A/G-specific adenine glycosylase, giving the protein MTATIPTTALHSPVIAWFEAHARDLPWRRPEAGPWGVMVSEFMLQQTPVNRVLPVYEQWLARWPRPADLAADAPGEAVRAWGRLGYPRRALRLHGAAVAITERHGGDVPREHAQLLALPGIGEYTAAAVASFAYGQRHAVLDTNVRRVFARTATGVEYPPNATTAAERRLARALLPEDEDTAARWAAASMELGALVCTAKSPDCGSCPVAGLCAWRLAGKPAHEGPPRRGQTYAGTDRQVRGKLLAVLREAVGAVPQSLLDTVWEEPVQRARALDGLVSDGLVEPLPGLMYRLPAAPAKPATDTSPPTP; this is encoded by the coding sequence ATGACTGCAACCATTCCCACCACCGCGCTGCACTCCCCCGTCATCGCGTGGTTCGAAGCACACGCCCGCGACCTGCCCTGGCGCCGCCCCGAGGCCGGCCCCTGGGGGGTGATGGTCAGCGAGTTCATGCTCCAGCAGACCCCCGTCAACCGGGTCCTGCCGGTCTACGAGCAGTGGCTCGCCCGCTGGCCCCGTCCCGCCGACCTCGCCGCCGACGCCCCGGGCGAGGCCGTCCGCGCCTGGGGCCGCCTCGGTTATCCGCGCCGGGCCCTGCGCCTGCACGGCGCGGCCGTCGCCATAACGGAGCGGCACGGGGGCGACGTACCGCGCGAGCACGCACAGCTGCTGGCCCTGCCCGGGATCGGCGAGTACACGGCGGCCGCCGTGGCCTCCTTCGCGTACGGGCAGCGGCACGCGGTCCTCGACACCAACGTGCGCCGGGTCTTCGCGCGCACCGCGACCGGGGTCGAGTACCCGCCGAACGCCACGACCGCGGCCGAGCGCCGCCTGGCGCGGGCCCTGCTGCCCGAGGACGAGGACACCGCGGCCCGCTGGGCCGCGGCCTCCATGGAGCTCGGGGCGCTGGTGTGCACGGCCAAGAGCCCGGACTGCGGGAGCTGTCCGGTGGCCGGGCTGTGCGCGTGGCGGCTGGCGGGGAAGCCCGCCCACGAGGGACCGCCGCGACGCGGACAGACGTACGCCGGGACGGACCGGCAGGTGCGCGGCAAGCTCCTCGCGGTGCTGCGCGAGGCGGTGGGCGCCGTGCCGCAGTCCCTCCTCGACACCGTCTGGGAGGAGCCCGTACAGCGGGCCCGCGCGCTGGACGGGCTGGTCTCGGACGGGCTCGTGGAGCCGCTGCCGGGCCTCATGTACCGGCTTCCGGCCGCCCCCGCGAAGCCCGCCACAGACACCTCGCCGCCCACCCCCTGA
- a CDS encoding phosphatase PAP2 family protein has translation MDSSGLYLDVTDFAHSTPAWVQSAFEFWTEYGLLVFGALFIAVWWRSRGARDPRTVALAVLAPFVTALAYVASELVKSSVDEERPCRAVAGAAASLVKCPATGDWSFPSNHATIAGAAAVALALAVRALVLLTLPLALLMAFSRVFVGVHYPHDVAMGLLLGASLAALAGLALAGPATKVVAAVRTSGGRTAVLVTGADPAR, from the coding sequence ATGGACAGCTCCGGCCTCTACCTCGACGTGACCGATTTCGCCCACTCGACCCCCGCCTGGGTGCAATCGGCATTCGAGTTCTGGACCGAGTACGGGCTGCTCGTCTTCGGCGCCCTCTTCATAGCCGTGTGGTGGCGATCACGTGGCGCCCGCGACCCCCGCACGGTGGCGCTCGCGGTGCTCGCCCCCTTCGTCACCGCCCTGGCCTACGTCGCCTCCGAGCTGGTGAAGTCCAGCGTCGACGAGGAGCGCCCCTGCCGGGCCGTGGCCGGGGCGGCGGCCTCCCTGGTCAAGTGCCCGGCCACCGGCGACTGGTCCTTCCCCAGCAACCACGCCACCATCGCGGGCGCCGCGGCCGTGGCGCTGGCGCTCGCCGTCCGCGCACTCGTGCTGCTGACCCTTCCGCTGGCCCTGCTGATGGCCTTCTCCCGCGTCTTCGTCGGCGTCCACTACCCGCACGACGTGGCCATGGGCCTGCTGCTGGGCGCGAGCCTCGCCGCGCTCGCCGGCCTCGCCCTCGCCGGCCCGGCGACCAAGGTCGTCGCCGCCGTACGGACGAGCGGCGGCCGCACCGCCGTCCTGGTCACCGGCGCCGACCCCGCCCGCTGA
- the disA gene encoding DNA integrity scanning diadenylate cyclase DisA: MAAKDGAAASGKSGASSKQEAMMRASLSAVAPGQPLRDGLERIVRGNTGGLIVLGMDKSVEAMCTGGFVLDVEFTATRLRELCKLDGALILDKDITKILRAGVQLVPDASIHTEETGTRHRTADRVSKQCGFPVVSVSQSMRLIALYVDGERRVLEESGAILSRANQALATLERYKLRLDEVAGTLSALEIEDLVTVRDVTAVAQRLEMVRRIATEIAEYVVELGTDGRLLSLQLDELTVGIEQERELVIRDYVPEPTAKRSRTVEEALPALDALTHPELLELAIVAKALGYTGSPETLDSAVSPRGYRLLAKVPRLPGAIIERLVEHFGGLQKLLAASVDDLQTVDGVGEARARSVREGLSRLAESSILERYV; the protein is encoded by the coding sequence GTGGCAGCCAAGGACGGGGCAGCAGCATCCGGGAAGTCGGGCGCGAGCTCCAAGCAGGAGGCCATGATGCGCGCCTCGCTGAGCGCGGTCGCACCTGGTCAGCCCCTGCGTGACGGGCTCGAACGGATCGTTCGCGGCAACACCGGAGGGCTCATCGTCCTCGGTATGGACAAGTCGGTCGAGGCCATGTGCACGGGCGGTTTCGTCCTGGACGTGGAGTTCACCGCGACCCGGCTGCGCGAGCTGTGCAAGCTCGACGGCGCGCTGATCCTGGACAAGGACATCACCAAGATCCTGCGGGCGGGCGTCCAGCTGGTGCCCGACGCGTCGATCCACACGGAGGAGACGGGCACCCGGCACCGGACAGCGGACCGGGTCTCGAAGCAGTGCGGTTTCCCGGTGGTGTCGGTCTCGCAGTCGATGCGGCTGATCGCGCTGTACGTGGACGGCGAGCGGCGCGTGCTGGAGGAGTCCGGGGCGATCCTGTCGCGGGCGAACCAGGCGCTGGCCACCCTGGAGCGGTACAAGCTCCGCCTGGACGAGGTCGCCGGGACGCTGTCCGCGCTGGAGATCGAGGACCTGGTGACGGTCCGCGATGTCACGGCGGTGGCGCAGCGGCTGGAAATGGTGCGGCGCATCGCGACGGAGATCGCGGAGTACGTGGTGGAGCTCGGCACGGACGGCCGGCTGCTCTCGCTCCAGCTCGACGAGCTGACGGTCGGGATCGAGCAGGAGCGGGAGCTCGTCATCCGGGACTACGTGCCGGAGCCGACGGCGAAGCGTTCCCGCACGGTCGAGGAGGCGCTGCCGGCGCTGGACGCGCTGACGCATCCGGAGCTGCTGGAGCTGGCGATCGTGGCGAAGGCCCTGGGGTACACGGGCTCGCCGGAGACCCTGGACTCGGCGGTGTCGCCCCGCGGGTACCGGCTGCTGGCGAAGGTTCCGCGGCTGCCGGGCGCGATCATCGAGCGGCTGGTCGAGCACTTCGGCGGGCTGCAGAAGCTGCTCGCCGCCTCGGTGGACGACCTCCAGACGGTCGACGGCGTCGGCGAGGCGCGTGCGCGCAGCGTCCGCGAGGGCCTGTCCCGCCTGGCGGAGTCCTCCATCCTGGAGCGGTACGTCTAG